TCTTCCTCCTATATTCAAAATATCACATCATAAGAAATTCCTCTTCTTAATATCTGTGATTTAAAAACAAAACTACATATGAttaaattttcaagaatttcGAGTTGAGACCTTGAGGTCTAGAATACAGGATTTATAATTTCATGAAAAGAAGAAAAGGCATTAGAAGAACTTTTTCATTTCACgaataagggttcaagaagacatAAGTTCACACGACACTATTCAAGCTAAAAACTTCAAACGCCAACATCTCGAGAACAAAAACATATGATTCAGATCACTTTGCTTTACAATCACAGATATATTTTcgtattaaaaattcatttccaattttataaaatacttaCCTCACTACTAGACGTACTTTCTAAATGGTACCGTGGCCTTTTGGACCTTTCTCTCATTTCTCTTTCCCTAACCCCAGTTTTCCTATGACCTCCTTTGCCACCAGCACCTCCACCGCCACCCGACGCTGCCGCGTGCTTCCGCGCAGAACTCGTTGGCGGGGGCGGAGGAGGTTCGTTCTCTTCATTCACTTCCGCGAGGGCGAACAGATCTCCGTAACTTTTCCTCAGAGAATCACTGCTAGCCGCTTGTGCCTGTTGCAAAGCCCTTTGCATTCCCTCGGAGTGGTAAAGCTGTAGCTCAGCAGAGGACATACAATGCTGTCGTAATTGATCTAAATGGCCGAGGACTTGCTCGCCGGTGGGTGGACCAGGTTGTTGATTGTGCTTGCCGCCAGATCGTTTCCGTTTATTTGGACTGGTTGCGGGGTAGCGTGTGCTCAAAAGGTTCGCGAGCAACTCGCCAAGTTTCTCCTCGTAATCGCGGCACCAATAGCGTAACGCCGCTACAACGAACATGTCTCCGTCTACGTTTTGTCGTGCAAGCAATTGTCGTAGAAGTTCTAACGTTGGCCTGCAGAAatcgataataattattacataaTCAAACGTGAAACTCattattttgttttaaataGGCTTAGAGAAAAGAAAGATATCCTAAAATTATCCTAAACAAAAGGGACGAAATAAAAATGGATTTCGACCCATTTTAAATAAAAGGGTTTTAAATAAAAGATCTACTTACTTTTCTTGTTTAAGCATAAACAATATTGATGTAAGCGCCTCCGCATGGTCGCGAAATTGCAGTTTAGGTAAAACAGGCAGTACGTAATCGATCGGGAAATCGTGAGCGAAAATGAGTTGCCAGAAACAATATTGCTCGAAGGTTTCCCAATTTAAACTGGCCGTCAATAGCGACGTGAACGATTCCTTTTTTAACATTTTCAAGTGTCCCTGCATTATCTGACAGACCAATTCCTGCAGTTGACAGGAATCTACTGTCGATACAACCAAATGCAACAATTGGACATTTCCTAGCGCCACGTTTTGGAATCCCATGTATACATCAGGCACAAGGTAGCATAGCATGAAGATGTTATCTTCGTGACAGAGCTATAAAAAGAACAGCGTCATAAATACATGTACAATGTTGACAGCAAGTTAATCTGTTGCTATTTTGTGAAGCGTTATAATTTTAGAAACTCGCGTACCTTCAAGTCCGATACTAAACACGCATCCAGCTTTTTCTCACGATGCGCACAGAAGTCTTTATATACTGATGCTTTAACGTCGTTTAATACATTGCTGGAACAAAAAGTAGCTCGGTAAGAGTTACGATAGTCTTACTTACATGTGTATACACATTGCTATTTTATTACCAACCTTGGTTCGCCTTCTCGTTTTTCTTCTTCTCTGCCCCAAACTTTTAAGAAGTAAAGTAACAAATAACCTATCCTTGATTGAACAGTTTGCATTTCTGCAAGTACCCGAGCTAAAAGCTTCCGCCTATTGTCCTCCTCCTTACACAACTGAAACTGATTTCGAAACATAACGAACAAAGGCGTGCTTATACTATCAGTCAAGGCTTCTTCGTTCAAATTATCGTTTGGAAAAATCTGAGATGTGATTTGTGGTGACAAAATGGTTGATATGCACGAAGCCAATGCTGGTATTGTTTCTGCGTCTATTTCGTCCTCCACGACCATTTGTACTATCCTTTCCATTGTTTGACACCTTACTTCATTATCCGTTTCACTGTGCAAGCTTTCTACAGCAGTCCTTAACTCTTCTGGTTCTAAAATTAAGTTCAACTGAGACGTGATATCTTCTTTCTTTATAACGCAATTCGTATTTTTCTGCTCGTTTTTTAGTTTCATGTTTGCCAGCGGGACGTCTTCTTCATCTTCCTCATCAACCTTGGTCACTATCctgtaatattatatatatactttAATATTGTAACTTCTGTTAGAATAATGTAGTAACTTTATACAGCAAAAAAATTGACCTGAGTGgcatttcttcttcttcgtcgcTAAACGCCGGTTCTGCATCTTGATTAACGTGGTTATTTTCAACTGGAGTAGCATTTCCTGCGTTCTCCATCGGAGTTCCTGGTGTAACGTCCTTATTAAGTTCCTCCATTTTACCTGAATATATCGGAACCTTATTTCCTGCTTAAAAACATCATGCAAAAACCAAAGTTAGTAAGCATTGAATGTGCTGTAAGCTCCAAGAAAGAGTGAATAATAAAATCTGTTAAAAGAAAATAGTAAAAGATGAATTTTAATCAGTACCCTAATTTTGTACTAGTAGAGAATCTAATGTGTATATTTACACTATGTGCACTCATAATATCTACATCTATGCGTGATATTAAATGAGGCATTGATTTTAATGTGCAATTTGTACATTTGTTAATGTATTGTGTAATACTATACTAGTGTAGCTGCAGTATTTTATAATGATCTATCGTAAAACAAGCATGCAATATTCCTTAATAATTTTACCAGGATCTGCATTGGGTGGTAAGCAGAATTCTTTGAAGGTTTCCCTTATTTTACTTCTTAGCTCGCGATCTAGCTTGGGACTGTCGAACAGAGGATAAAGGCTTGGCAAAACACGCTTCTCTAATATCTGCCTTAACGACGAGAAGATTCCATTCTTCACTTTTTCCGTTAATGGTGGATAAAAGTTTGGTATTATCTGtaaaaa
The sequence above is a segment of the Calliopsis andreniformis isolate RMS-2024a chromosome 3, iyCalAndr_principal, whole genome shotgun sequence genome. Coding sequences within it:
- the Ints3 gene encoding integrator complex subunit 3 isoform X1, coding for MEQTKTPASRLLSTSCIENKDDLEEKFERCYTVLQSLTAGLSEKEAHDTLNNAVCKDKTHEEVSLGLLVVILTDPQSAAKSYRDLTLITRDGLAIVLGHLNQLVLERYLRLNDVTRNQLLWLLREMIRTSVANVDNLCLSLLRHAAGGDISPRNLFLVDALLEIFQENRPWLDKFPFLVASIVYTYLRLIEDHNASHLSGLRQKEVTFTVSLIRERMADCLVIGRDLVRLLQNVARIPEFEALWKDMLLNPKSLCPNFSGVLQLLQTRTSRRFLQSRLTPDMERKLVFLTSQVRFGNHKRYQDWFQRQYLATPESQSLRCDLIRFIVGVIHPTNELLCSDIIPRWAVIGWLFTTCTSTVAASNAKLALFYDWLFFEPEKDNIMNIEPAILVMHNSMRSHPPVTATLLDFLCRIIPNFYPPLTEKVKNGIFSSLRQILEKRVLPSLYPLFDSPKLDRELRSKIRETFKEFCLPPNADPAGNKVPIYSGKMEELNKDVTPGTPMENAGNATPVENNHVNQDAEPAFSDEEEEMPLRIVTKVDEEDEEDVPLANMKLKNEQKNTNCVIKKEDITSQLNLILEPEELRTAVESLHSETDNEVRCQTMERIVQMVVEDEIDAETIPALASCISTILSPQITSQIFPNDNLNEEALTDSISTPLFVMFRNQFQLCKEEDNRRKLLARVLAEMQTVQSRIGYLLLYFLKVWGREEEKREGEPSNVLNDVKASVYKDFCAHREKKLDACLVSDLKLCHEDNIFMLCYLVPDVYMGFQNVALGNVQLLHLVVSTVDSCQLQELVCQIMQGHLKMLKKESFTSLLTASLNWETFEQYCFWQLIFAHDFPIDYVLPVLPKLQFRDHAEALTSILFMLKQEKPTLELLRQLLARQNVDGDMFVVAALRYWCRDYEEKLGELLANLLSTRYPATSPNKRKRSGGKHNQQPGPPTGEQVLGHLDQLRQHCMSSAELQLYHSEGMQRALQQAQAASSDSLRKSYGDLFALAEVNEENEPPPPPPTSSARKHAAASGGGGGAGGKGGHRKTGVREREMRERSKRPRYHLESTSSSEEEEIVNPKQAKKRKKINAVGSDSD
- the Ints3 gene encoding integrator complex subunit 3 isoform X2, whose amino-acid sequence is MEQTKTPASRLLSTSCIENKDDLEEKFERCYTVLQSLTAGLSEKEAHDTLNNAVCKDKTHEEVSLGLLVVILTDPQSAAKSYRDLTLITRDGLAIVLGHLNQLVLERYLRLNDVTRNQLLWLLREMIRTSVANVDNLCLSLLRHAAGGDISPRNLFLVDALLEIFQENRPWLDKFPFLVASIVYTYLRLIEDHNASHLSGLRQKEVTFTVSLIRERMADCLVIGRDLVRLLQNVARIPEFEALWKDMLLNPKSLCPNFSGVLQLLQTRTSRRFLQSRLTPDMERKLVFLTSQVRFGNHKRYQDWFQRQYLATPESQSLRCDLIRFIVGVIHPTNELLCSDIIPRWAVIGWLFTTCTSTVAASNAKLALFYDWLFFEPEKDNIMNIEPAILVMHNSMRSHPPVTATLLDFLCRIIPNFYPPLTEKVKNGIFSSLRQILEKRVLPSLYPLFDSPKLDRELRSKIRETFKEFCLPPNADPGKMEELNKDVTPGTPMENAGNATPVENNHVNQDAEPAFSDEEEEMPLRIVTKVDEEDEEDVPLANMKLKNEQKNTNCVIKKEDITSQLNLILEPEELRTAVESLHSETDNEVRCQTMERIVQMVVEDEIDAETIPALASCISTILSPQITSQIFPNDNLNEEALTDSISTPLFVMFRNQFQLCKEEDNRRKLLARVLAEMQTVQSRIGYLLLYFLKVWGREEEKREGEPSNVLNDVKASVYKDFCAHREKKLDACLVSDLKLCHEDNIFMLCYLVPDVYMGFQNVALGNVQLLHLVVSTVDSCQLQELVCQIMQGHLKMLKKESFTSLLTASLNWETFEQYCFWQLIFAHDFPIDYVLPVLPKLQFRDHAEALTSILFMLKQEKPTLELLRQLLARQNVDGDMFVVAALRYWCRDYEEKLGELLANLLSTRYPATSPNKRKRSGGKHNQQPGPPTGEQVLGHLDQLRQHCMSSAELQLYHSEGMQRALQQAQAASSDSLRKSYGDLFALAEVNEENEPPPPPPTSSARKHAAASGGGGGAGGKGGHRKTGVREREMRERSKRPRYHLESTSSSEEEEIVNPKQAKKRKKINAVGSDSD